The segment AGCACTGCGAAGTTAAAGGTCATGAACTCCACAATCGGGCGAAGGCCGTTCATTGCCGCGCCCACTCCAATCCCCGCAAAACCAAGCTCTGAGATAGGAGTATCGATAACCCTTTTGTAGCCGTATTTATCTAAAAGTCCTTCGGTAGCTTTGTAGGCTCCGTTGTATTCGGCAACTTCCTCACCCATAATGAAGACTTTCTCTTCACGGGCCATTTCCTCGTCAATTGCCTCTTTTATTGCTTCTCTAAATTGTAATTCAGCCATTACTTTATGTAGTCAGTTTTTAAAATTATTTGTGGAAATAAGGATCGTCTTCAGCAAACATGTCGTCGTAGAGTTCAGACTCTTCCGGGAAATCGGCATTGTCCGCAAAATCAACAGCTTCCAATACCTCGTCTTCCACTTTGTCCTCTATTTCCTGAATCTCATCATCACTCAGAATTTTTTCATCCTTCAGGTACGTCTTCAAACGCTCGATGGGATCCACCTTTTGATATTCTTCCAGCTCTTCCTTGGTTCGGTACTTCTGTGGATCCGACATGGAATGTCCGCGGTAGCGATACGTTCGAATTTCAAGGAAATAAGGCTCTGAAGTCTCGCGTACTTCTTCAGCAACCTCTTTCATGGCTTCATACACAGAAAATACATCCATGCCATTTACCACTTTCGCTTTCATTCCGTAGGCTTTGGCCCGGTCCACAATTTCAGTAACTGTATGACGGCGGGCCGCAGTACCCATGGAGTACCCGTTATTCTCTACCGCAAAAATGGCCGGCAGCTTCCACAGATTGGCAATATTAAAAGTCTCGTGCAGCGCCCCTTGATCTACAGCACCATCCCCAAAAAAGGTCGCAGAAATACGCCCATTCTGATTGTACTTGTTGGCGAATGCAAGTCCGCCACCAATTGGGATATGACCACCTACAATTCCGTAGCCACCCCAAAAGTGATTTTCTGTTTTGGCAAAGTGCATGGATCCGCCTTTTCCTTTGGAGCATCCTGCAGCTTTACCGAATAGTTCTGCCATGCCTTCTTTAGGAGTGATTCCCCGGCACAGTCCCCAGCCGTGATCACGATAGGCTGTTATAATATCGTCGTCATCATTCAGCGCATAAACCGTTCCGGTAGAGATGGCTTCCTGACCTATGTACAGGTGAAGAAATCCACCAAATTTTCCTTTCTGATACTGCTGCATGGCACGCTCTTCAA is part of the Gracilimonas sediminicola genome and harbors:
- the pdhA gene encoding pyruvate dehydrogenase (acetyl-transferring) E1 component subunit alpha translates to MAKKKTDEVNFAPRGIGDEKDGAVQKGVDLPSPTKKKHKSLGLSEDNLKAMYEQMYLQRRFEERAMQQYQKGKFGGFLHLYIGQEAISTGTVYALNDDDDIITAYRDHGWGLCRGITPKEGMAELFGKAAGCSKGKGGSMHFAKTENHFWGGYGIVGGHIPIGGGLAFANKYNQNGRISATFFGDGAVDQGALHETFNIANLWKLPAIFAVENNGYSMGTAARRHTVTEIVDRAKAYGMKAKVVNGMDVFSVYEAMKEVAEEVRETSEPYFLEIRTYRYRGHSMSDPQKYRTKEELEEYQKVDPIERLKTYLKDEKILSDDEIQEIEDKVEDEVLEAVDFADNADFPEESELYDDMFAEDDPYFHK